The DNA sequence taagtgctttgttatatttctcgactttcacttcaacagcaacaaaagaataaccggagcgaaccaaaacagtcgactcggtacttatatcAACACAAAGTTAATTcttaaaaccactgaatgagtactttccttatattatctgcatctttttcctccactatactagctgctgtttctcttctgggatgacTTTAAAAGTCATTGCTTTTTAGCTTAAGGCTTCGTGTTTGTGATCAAGTTGtcgtgttcattcacgaaaaaaaaaaactggcagtgttttttcCGCCTTCTGTCgcaccactttccaccatgctttgatcacgtgctgtaatgtagcccgagcggggtacattgcttaatttatcacgatcgggatacatttgattttactcaaggccacgtgaccaagaatcaaccaaaggcagtccctgtttagttgagtgaaagtctaggaatataacaaaggGAGTTAAAAGCCAGGGATCAACTCTGACCATAGTTAattggaatggttatgaaacccgtcagactcctttgttatatgtttttgtggacctgaaagtgcacaacgttcaaaagaattcctatcattttgattgtatcgACCAATagaaacgttgcattaatttattccgtaacaatttgccaacagaaaacaaaggattgtgcactttcagggtgcttccaacataaactgcagcactgttgtttttataattgatgtttgccgcttttcataaccagtctcctctaataactatgctcTGACCAACTCCTATTTACCGAGGTGTCCGTGTTATACAAGTGTCCCTTAAGAGATGGTCGACCGTGCATGACTAATTTTATTGTTCATAATCTTGGCGATGCAAATTATTTTCGGAATCAATCCTCCCCCCAAAACCTCTAGCTTCCTTGTTAATTGTCGACTAAATGTAATCCTTTTTTCTTCACCAAACCGCCCAAAACGAAGCCAATCATGGTTTATTAAAGCATTtataacattttcaacttgTCGAAGGTAACCTGACCAAGTATGAAAAACACTCATGATTCATGCAGCAAGTACCTAGCTAATTATTGCAAAGCTGGCCAGGTTAACAACTGTCTATTTTCGCTCAAAATAATGTGCACTGCCATCTCCAAAACTGCCACAAAGGATACTTCAAGATATTAACGTTCTGAATAAGCCTGTTTTGACGAACTACCAATTCCACTTGTGCTTCGGGTGTTGACTTGTACCGATTTTGAAGGGATTGGCGTATTTCTTGAGGTGGGTACCAGTTTTCCTCCATTTTTTGCAGATCATCAACGTCATACGACAGTTCCCCATAGCGAAGCCGAGTGTCTAGGAGCACCGTGCCTTCTGGGTAATTCAATTGCGACCCTTCAGAAGACAAAATAAGAAAAGGaggttttcaaatttttctttgaaggGTTTGTGGAAGATAGATCCCTAAGACATCCCTCTACTCAATGTGTAGGTCCCTAATTGGACAGCTCGCCGAGACAGTTCAAGCCCAGAGCAATTTACCCAATCTCGTACCCAAATCTCATAGGCGTCTCTCTCTAGTTGCGGACCTACGACAGGACGCCATGTAACCCTCTATACTTACCCCCTGACGCATGCACAGCTGTCTCACTTTCCTTAACTCTGTCCTGTTTCTTGTTATCCACTACTTCCGAAGCCCGGTTTTCATTAGATCTTTCTTCTAATTCGTTGATGATTTCAACCTGTTCCTgcgataaaaaagtaaaaacaattctAGGAGATCAAAACTCCAGGAAAAAGATCATTACCATTACAATTAGCACGCGCACAAAACACACAATTTTAACTACATAATTCGGGATCTGTAAATGACAGCTGAATAGCGCTAATACAAAATACTTGTTACCAAGGAGACAGAGGTGagattaaatacaaaataatcCTCCCTGCACTTGTTTTCCTACTCGCTCAACTTTTTGGGGCATgagaaaattgttttaattcgTCTCGGATCTTCAAGGTAATGCCGCCAAGAAAGTGAGTAATATTGGATACTATGAGCCCAGCAAAAACGCTTATTCTGTGACGGTAATGAACCATCATCATTGGCCTATCATCATTCGGATTTGCTGATGCATGTTACCTCACAcacaaatacaagaaaaaatgcCAAGTTTTATCTTACAACTTCAGAAACAAGACTTACAAAGTCATTAAATTGAGAAACTCATGTTGcttgaaaaagtaaaattgaatCGAGGTTCGTATCATTACCTCGTCCTCTGTAGCCATCGATTCCACTTTAATTGACGAAGGACTATCAGACTGTGTCGATATTTTTAGTCTCGGCAGCGGTTCAaactttttgccctttttatTTGAGTCAAAGAAATGCAACAATGCTTCCACGTGAATATTTCTGTGCTTCTTGTCCCATGAAAATATGAAACTCTTTCGTCCATCAAGATATTCTTCTTGGAATTGCGAGGATACTTTCCTCCGAGCCCAGCGGGACAGAACAGCTTCGTCTTCTTCACGTTTGTCTTTGTATTCGTCATCTCCACCGATAACTATTATAACATTGTCCCCTTgcaaagacaaaaacaattgaaagatcTATTAAATTACCGAAAATGATCAAATAAACGACCTCTCTCATTTAAACGCCTCTTGTTTGATACACGCCCCCTACACTTTTTGAAGTTAGCATTAGACGCCCCACTCTGATAAacgccccctgtctaatagaccACCCGTTTGACAATTGCTCCATATAGGAAATAGAGAAAAATCATttaattcattcagtttcttcgTTAATTACTCAGACTTTGGGCATTGCATCTTATTCGATATCAAGTTCAAAGTTAGGACTCTGACATCGAagtcatttttgaaaaaacgTCATCCATAGCCTAGACGTATGAACGGATGGTCGGGATAGTCAGCTATTTATACACTGTGGAGATATATTTGCCGAAACATATTAGTTGTGTGGAGTTTGTTATAGGTTTATAAATGAAGAAAAAGACAGGAAGCTGGAGACCTGTAGGATGGAGTTGTCAAGGCAAATAGTTAATGTGGCATAGACTCTCAACCCCTAAAAAGGCAGAGCCGGACGCGGAATTAGACTCCGATACACAGCAACAGACATTCTATACATAGCAAAAAACAGCAGTCTCAGAAATGTGATCAGGAGCCAATATTTAAAACATATTGGTCATGTTCAGCATGTTTGCCGTTGTCCAAACACTATGCTGACAAAGAAGATGCTGTTGGTGAATGCGAAGCGTCCATACCAACGGAACCCTTGGATAAATATCACTAAACTATTAAATGTCTCTATTGAGCAGACAAAGAGGTCTACGCAAGATAAAAGTGGTTCCACTGCATTGGTTGACCGTGCAGTCGCCAATGCAACTCCATGATAACATGATTACTCACTGGAGGATTtaactgtactgtactgtagtgTAGCTATACTTTCCATTGGTTTGGAACCTTTTTATGGAGCCTGGTCATTGAACGGGGTAACAGTAAATGCCTCTATTAAGCAGTCAAAGATGAGAGTGGTTTTGCTGCATTGGTTGACCGTGTAGTCGCCAGTGCAACTCCATGGTAACATGATTACCGACTGGAGGATTTAACTGAACATTACTGTATGAAAATAtacgcctctctcttttaaacgcccTCTATCTATTACACGTCCCCGCTTGGGCTTCTAAAATTAAATAGACGCTCCGGGCATTCATTAGATCATTGGCGGTACTGATAGACATAATAGTACCTCCAAAGATTGGTTGGGAAACTTGTAGAAATCGACAGCATTAGGGCTCTATTGAATAAACGTTCTCTTGACCCTCGATAGCAATCACTTGTTACTCCTATAGTTTTTTTTAGTAACCATACCTCGCTCCTTTAATTTTCAAGCTGTGATAACAACAGACCAGGCATTGATACAGAGGATCAGGGAGAAAATGCTCGTTTGCCATTTACAAAACGTTCccggaaaatccggttggaaagtaaatgtAACTCGAATTGCTTCTTCAAAggcatctttgataccagtttcagccCTTCGTGGCAGTTATCAGACTTGGTAAATgcaactgatttgtacaaatagCAAACGCGATTCCGGGAAGAAATTTACTAGTGTTGAAATTTgcttaccatttgcccaaaccgttAACCAACCATTTTGCTAATGTAAATAgtaaacaaccaaaacaacGAAGGGTAAACCAATGAACACTTGTTTTTTAATATGATTGTAACTGCCCAAAAAGACTCGTTACACAGTGACTCATAAACATCACGTGACTATTAATCCCAGGCAAAAGGGAGACAAAAAACGCATTAGAAAATGCAGACAAACTCCACAGGCCCACCCTTAAATAATCATGTAAAAACCTACAAAGGCCCTTGATTTTAGAAAGGTTAACGATGTGTGATGcattaagtaagaaaaaaaactgtgtaCTTAGAGACCAATGTATAACTCAAAGATGCTGGGTGCTGGTGGGCGGCCTCTTGTAGAGAAGATACATGCTGGAGCACAACTTACTAAACAGCAAGGAGGTCATTAGCCATTTTCCAATACTTCCTCAAACACATTAGCCTGATGAAATATTGGACAAAGGATAAATTTTATTCCCTTAGTAAACAGTCAGCCTTGCTTCCCGCATATTTGCTTGTAAAAAATGTCTGGAAGGAAATAATACTCAGCTTCTGTATGTGAACAAAGCTTGATTTGCCTTGCTGATCAGGCCCCACTTTCCCCACCCCTCTCAAGACTGCTTGACTGATAACAAAGGCAAAAGGTTATGAGTGGCTTTCTAACAAGACAGGTAGAGAAAGTGAGAGCagataaaacagaaaatgcttTTCTTATAATAACTCATACACAAAATAGCATATCAATTAAGAGCCTGACACAGGGACACTATaataaataagaaagcaaatttatcattattataattttattattattattaatattaatattaatattaatattattattattattattattattattattattattattattatcatcatcattattatcattattatgccTGCAATATATATGTTGTgattcagttttatccttggttgaaATTTGTGTTTGGATAAATATGGTAATATAttataatgagtttgaaacaaaggaaaataaaattcaaaccaaaaatgaaaaaaaattgaagcacaatatatataataaaaataaattaatatcaCCATTTACTGATTTAATatgtttattacaaattttatctTCAGCTTTTACCTGTGTTTGTTAAATAAGATTTATGTGTTTTAGCCCTTATATTACCAGTTTGCCCTGTAGTTATAAATAGCAATATAATGAGCTTAAGGACAAACACAAATTAATTTGAATTCAAACTGATTGATATGCATCGAAGAGTACTAGTGGGTAGCTTCTACTATTTTTACTACTTGCGAGCATGCTGAATGTGCGTTATTCAGTCATACAGAATACTATTATAACAACACGAAACCGCCAGTCGAAATCGACTGAAATCGACGGAGGTATACAGATCCGCGTTAATTGATACATATCGGACAGAACTACATCATTCCCTACCAAACTCAGTAGACTTTCACCTGTAGATGTTTACGCCTTCGAATATCGTCACACTTGGGCAGTAAAAGGCATACAAGAAAATTAGCTCCACTATTGCTCCTATCATGACAGTAGTAAGTTGTAAAAATATTTCCTACATAATAGAGCGAATGGTGTTGAAAGGTTCACCTGTTTTGTGCTGCAAAGCTTTGTAGAACTTTGCGAATCCTATCCCAGCGTTTTCTTCGTTGATTGAGAGCCGAGATTCGTGTGCTTGCACTACAAAAACTGCAATGTCCATCCTCAGGGCAGGAATTGTGCTCTCGCACGCTTCAGACATCTTTGAAAGATCCAACTCATGCTTCTCAATCGACAATTTGAAACCGAGCTTATCTTCAGCTTTTGTCTCTACCAGCAGTGCTTCTACTGAGGCTAGGTTATACGTTTTATCGAAGTTGAAAAGATGAACATGTTTTATAGTTTCCTCCATTTCGAAATTCTGCTGAAAGTCGCTATCGCATTAATACTAGTAACTGTGTCAACTTTCACTTTCGTTGAATTCCCAGAATTCAGAATACAGCCTCCCGGAAGTAACGCAACTACCTGTCGTCAATATCAAACATATGGGGGTGTCACGACTTGACAACTAAATTCGATTCTACAGTCACCAATACTACGATTAATTCACACAGGGAGACAAGTCTCTTTAATTTAATACGTACTTCAGTAACAGCTAATGGAAAATGGTGGGATGACTACTAGCCCCTTCCTCCTTCCCAGTCTCGCGCGTGGCTTTCTTTTCCACCTCTCGCGAACTGTGGGTTCCACCTTACTCCAAACGCTTTCCCAAGGCTCAGTGGGGTGCACTAAGGGGcagaccatttgacttttgaggcggggggcgggggggggggggggtacggGTGGTTTTGGCAAATATATCCTGAAGACTCATTTCGAGGGAAGGAAATATCTTTTGCAAGGACCAGTACCTGGGGAAAATTTTTTCTAGACTTTCCTTGGTCAAGATCTAGTACCTGTAACTTCCGCCAGGGACCTCGGCGTCACACTTGAATGACCATATCGTCTCACTATTAACCTCCTCTCCTTTGTCAACATTAGTTTAAATAAATAGGCTGCGAAACTTTTATCTCTAAAGATGCACAGAACATAATGTCACATTCCCTAATTAGTATTTAGCAAACTGTTCGATTGTTCCACCGTATGCGCTGGTCTGGAACTTCTAAAGAAAACATCCATAAACTACAACTGATGCAAAACTTTGCCATCGGTCCGCCGTATACTTACTAACACAAGAACGTTTGATCACATTACACCACTACAGTCTTACATGAACTTGGTGGGCTCACCATTGAAGAGCTTCGTCGCTTACGTGGTGTAACCATGATTTAAAATAATACCCGTAGTTTgttggtctttttttttaattaattgttCATTAgctttttaaattcaaattcaatTGTAAGTTAAGTTTGTCTtttatacatgtaattttttAGTTATTTCGTAATTGTAAACTACTTAGCCTAATAAGTCCTGTAAATTCATTCTAAAAAACCCAActagaagaattaataaaatgtatTGTATTGTTTATGTTCCTATGAGAAATTTCGTCTCAGCCCCGGGCCCGCTGTAAACCGTAGGCTTGATTCTCACAGTCCAGTTATTAATCGTTTTTCTATTAAGTCAAAATCTGCCACGAATATTATgatcttaccttttctgaaaTCTCCCACTGACCTATTTATAAAATTATATCTATAACTCTACAGATCAGCTTCTGTGTCGTTGAGACGACTCATTTTCATTATCTTCAATACGTTTACTTTTCCCTGCTTCTAATAGGCAGTTTTTTGCTAATTTGCAGGGCAATTACATTTAGCTTTAATGtgagtaaagttttgtttgttgttgttgttctttacGTTAATTAAAAAGACCTTTCTCATACAAAAGTTGATAATGTAGATGGAAGCCTTTATTGGCTGCCGCCTGCCTTTAAAACATGATGTAGATAGGTTTTTCAAAAGGCAGTTGATatcaactgaaaaataaaagccacTTTCTAAAAAATCGTTTATAATCCTTTCAATATATAAATGGCGCAAAACGCTTGGACTGTCGATACGATCTTTAACAACTGTTCTCACTGGCTTATCAATCAATTAGCAACACTGTTTGGCTAAATTTGTTCTATGGCATTTTTATTTCGTATCGATAAATTTGGAAGGCTTTATCGTGCATTCGGCATTCAGCATGCGGCGTTTTTATGTCTTTCCAGCTACGAGCAACTCGTCTTCGCATTGGCGAGAAACCAACCATCGTTATTCACTTCTTTGTCACTATTTCGAAAAAGAAGATGATAAATTTGATGGCTACCTTGCTTTATccataatagggccatttatacgaggaaaaataagacgcgtcttacataagacgcgtcttaaataagacgcgaactttccgtataaacggcacatttcgtctaaaataagacgcggcttagctaagacgcgtcttattagataagacatgctcgtataaatggtacagttcgcgtcttatttaagacgcgtcttatttttccacgTATAAATGCCCCTAATAAGTCATTTTACACTTTAGACGATTCTTTATTGATTCAGTCACACCTGGACTGAACTAAACTATAACTTGCACGGAAAGATTACGAAACCTCAACATTTctaatgcagccttctacaggttaatgaaccgttaaccgagaagacctggggacgaggttgagttgttttggttgtgaaaacaaaactgaactaCGCCCAAGACTTTGGAAATAGAGTGATGGTGCTTCTGGATCTATGAGGCTGGTGTCATATTGATGGTTATAGGACTTGGATCTAATTTGTACTAACGGCAAAAATCGTTAAGTAGGGATCTTCGATTagataattatgttcttttccATATTTCAGTTACTTATCAATTGTACTAGTGGCGGAGTTTATGTGAATTCATGTAAAGTTGTACCTTGATTTAAGTAGAGCCTACCCCAAAAAGTGATTGACGTgctgaagtaaagaaaattcGGGTTATGACAGAATAATATTTGCTGTGGGAAAGTAAAAGTTAATAGCTAaccaaaattagtagttaactgagaattggccgaaaaaatagtagttaactgatatttgacCGAAGAATTAGTAGTTAACGGAGAATATGGTACCACCATTAGCACCCTCAAGTATGTTTTAGCTATGCTTTttaactaggaattattttgaatgaataataaaacaattattgaattcggctttcgtatgatatgaagaattatggactGTTAATTAACTAGTGGTTCCTAATGGAAGGCTAGGTGGTGCAAGCAGGTACTTTAAAGTAATAAGCATCATATTTCAGgcaaatataatttttacaGGTGAGAACAGTTGTAGGGTGAGCGGGAGAACTGTGGAGTAATTAACAAATGGTTCTAAACGGTTCGGCCTGTACTACtgagttttcagtaaaattcaacaagtggtctattatcaatgctacgttctgattggttgagctactactaggctacatgttatagcccactaaaccaaaacaatggtggctgaatcgcgttttgctcgctaaagttgttttgtctcgatattttttaccaactagttggatcttactaaaacaattattcctctcgcccccatggcctctgagtcaatagcccattcggcggtacaacgacgacgacggctaCGAAACCGGtcacttaaaaaatgaattcgcACTGTAGTGCTTCAAATTTAATCGCGCTTAATCCATCTTttgttcaattcgtcaaatgttggcaaattttgtcgcagttgaattccaaaagactacatcaaagttcaggaaaaggaaaagaaagttgttgtcttgtgttcttcgtcgacaaaacgtgaaattaggaattttcacgtcgtagtcgtgcaactacggctaagaaatgtacaaaaaaaacgtgatgcacgtgcaaagttgttgttttgctaatataaacctaccgcttttttgccgttctcgttgatgtcgtcgtcgtcgttgcttaagctccctattgactcagagcccaatCGGGCTctaggaataattgttaaatacttgcacgcgggaggttgctaagcacgaaagaaacGTAAGAGTAGCACGAGACGATAGCCGAGTTCGACTGTAGCTTCTTAAGTGCTTAGCTATCCTCCCAAGTGCAACTTTAACTCAATAGTGCATGCTGAACCGTTTTCGAGTCATCACTACTGTAGACGAGTTGATGTATGGTGTCATCTACCCGCGCGTAATGCACTTATCAATTGAAACCCCGACCTCCCCTCCCCAACTCCGGGCCTATGTGGGCAATGTGGGGGATTTTTATGGTATTTGAAGGCATATCTCTGCTTGAGATAGATCCGTTACGTTAAATCTGAAAATATCCTATTAGCTAACATACGCGTTGATACAAACGgtcataactttaaaaatactGAAATCGTACATTGGgttttgtatattattaataacagatGGTCTATCCTTGCGTCTATTTAGTCTAGAGCTTTCAACTATGTCCCAAACGtcacaaaaaggcttttaaaacAGGGTCATTTTTGGCCTTTCGCTCCAAGGCAATTAGTTGGGGtcatattttgcttgatttcgtctTTCCAGCTAAATTTAGCGGATAACTATTACTTTCAGGAAAAACTAGAGATGTTTACCTATAAACAGGTATAGAATTCACTGGTAGATggtgcaaatcaaacattttatagcgccgcaaaaaatgccaaattttcagttttcaagacgAGCAAAATGGCCGTGGCGGGACAAAATACTCGGCGCCCTCCAGCGCGGCCAGAAAGTTATTGTGAATCAAAGCAAAACTATTTTAGTTATAGTCTCTATAAAGCCTTTCACTCGCCagagtttcaggcaaaattatttttcacgcgaAATTGAGTGGGCGGTTTTTACTGAGACAGCTTCTTAAGTTGTCGTTTAAAAGCTTCTTGTTGGAATATTGTACAATGGTAATTAGTCCCGCCTTTTTCCATATATTAACTAAAAGATTGGCAAATCCCTAGTCAAAAATCAATTAGCAAGATATTTACATTGCGAAAGCCTTTAAACAGAGATATCACTCGTTACAACTTTTTGAACTAGGCAGTAACTAAAGCTTGTTTATCACAACGAGTTAACTAAGATAGTCTGTTGGACAAGGTTTTCTTTTGGAAGCGCACTAAAGTTTCGATCAAACCACTAAATACGCGAAAGATACTAAAAATAGGTATAGTCGCAGCCTTTACGCGCTATAGTTTTTAACACACAAACTTTATTCTAGAACTTCTACAAGTGGTGCAAGGAAACAAGTGAACCGATGTGAAGTATAGCGatactgaaaaataacaattaaacaaatacaACGTCAAGATAAAACAACCTACAAACTGAACGAAAGCAATAAGGCAATCTAGAAATGCGAATGAAACAAACGAGATACTTACTAGACGATAGcgagataaggacgaaaaactagGACGAGCAAAAACCCAAACATTAAACTGTAAACTGGACCAAGCGCAACTAAAACGAAGAACTGAAGCAAAAAATTACGATAAAAGCTAAATATACGAGATGCAGAAAAATCCTAACACGAAGGACAAAGCTACGCGGACAATGAAAAGCTAATGAACCAAACAACAGCACTAAAggcgcaaacacgaaaataactaagaacgcggcgaacaaaaaaatactataaagCTAACGGAAAACATTCCTGGCGCTTACAATAGGAATTGGAAAaatttccgtataaccccaaCATTAATTATGCATTCTGTGTCATTAATTATGCATCCGCcttattatttgggcgtggcccaaatagagtaatggaaacggtttgttttgacgcaaatgtgcaataggcacgcaatacgtgctaacgtaaacaaggcaagtaaacaagcgaagcgaggcgaatgtctgtcatgcgaacgtcttgtacaaggtaagaggcatgtgggaaagaaagctctgcttgCACACGGCACTTATCGCACATTtatctcaaaagttaatctgaatgttcagtatttttgcctcatcgaaatttggaagtctgaagtccagggatgaaatccatcaaaaatatttggaatattaacgtcgagttttggtcacaataagataacgagcaacgaaccttgaaacacagaaactcaaaaaatggatcgaaatccaccaatcacaaatcataaacaatgaccttttgaacccgatgaagaaaactttcgtttcctaagaggaCCGCTAGGATGATTgacgtctgacatttttttgacgagaggatcgaaatgcaccaatcatcgaaagacagttttaattgcatgtttcctaagaggtcatctgaatgtgctcttttctttattttatgtctattttttgtgattggtcgattttgttaggtcgagtggataatccaatgagggacgatttggatatcgtttgatccgaaatttttcgaagcagcaGTGAGAAGCAGTTGGATAACATTTGGCTGCGGCGTTTCGAGGAACGTGTTAATATATTGTTCACTTATGTTATCCCGGGTTAAATTTACAAATGCACACAATGTTCGCGGTAGGCccacactaaaaaataacactgagtgttttcggaatgggctggtccgcgaactcaaGGAAAaccaaaggaaattatcaagacattcaatgacatcaaagactcATGGACCCCATAGACGCAATAACAAATCGGAATATcaggagtgtacgtgtaaaatggataagagtttgaaTAGAGGaatgttgaaaaagtttgagggtcgcaagatttgtgtagccggttatcagtgtgacaatagtgatatttattttgcattgcggaacacagcgagttgcctgtgataaaaatctgttccgatgaaggaagagacgattgtcaacaaCTGAAACCAAAAGAGACTgaggcttcttttggaactactgtgataactgcaacaattcttcttcaattttgtttagcagggtgacggttaatgtacttgtttttgtattgcgtgttgtgttttttcatacGATGCTGTAcgtcgggattttgcattatcagcaagttttgtgttagagtgttttgatggcagcgaggtgacgacaagagaaggtaatgagctagttgtacagaaggaaaattgtgttgtggaggaaataaaagaagttgaattgagttctcgtcgtgggaaatttatttataaca is a window from the Porites lutea chromosome 10, jaPorLute2.1, whole genome shotgun sequence genome containing:
- the LOC140949844 gene encoding uncharacterized protein; amino-acid sequence: MEETIKHVHLFNFDKTYNLASVEALLVETKAEDKLGFKLSIEKHELDLSKMSEACESTIPALRMDIAVFVVQAHESRLSINEENAGIGFAKFYKALQHKTGDNVIIVIGGDDEYKDKREEDEAVLSRWARRKVSSQFQEEYLDGRKSFIFSWDKKHRNIHVEALLHFFDSNKKGKKFEPLPRLKISTQSDSPSSIKVESMATEDEEQVEIINELEERSNENRASEVVDNKKQDRVKESETAVHASGGSQLNYPEGTVLLDTRLRYGELSYDVDDLQKMEENWYPPQEIRQSLQNRYKSTPEAQVELVVRQNRLIQNVNILKYPLWQFWRWQCTLF